The nucleotide sequence CTTCACTACATActtcacaatgataaggtttttcACCTATGTGTAATCATATGTGACAATTTCAAGAAAAACTTTTGCCACAAATATTACAATGATATTGTCTCTTTTATGCAAACCTTTGTGACCACTCCAAGAGATgtttttaccacagatatcacagtgatatagtttctcacctgtatgaatatatctgcGATGAGTTAAATGACTGCTGTGAGAAAATGCTTTACCACAAATTTTACAAGAATATGGTCTTTCTCCAGTGTGAACACACTCGTGACTTGTTAATCCACCAatccgagagaatgatttaccacaaatatcacagtaatATGGTTTCTCTTGTGTATGGATTCGTTTGTGACAATTTAAACTGCTCAACTGAGAGAATAAtttcccacaaatatcacaatagtATGGTTTCTCATCTGTGTGAACCTGCATGTGGCTAATTAAACGAACCTTTAGAGTATATGATTTACCAGAGACatccttgtggcctatgccaggggtgtaaccagcccacttatgcataccttcccttcattggatactgcttgcgaagacctgttgaggcaagtgaaatcgaaatcaaattagatgactggcattcgtgctagtagagcactaagagcaccatctgagtgtgatcgttgccagagtggctaactggcatccatgccggtggcatgtaaaaagcaccattcgagcgtgatcgttaccagtgtcaacttactggcacttgtgcccgtgtgcagatggcatgtaaaaaaaagacCATTTgtgcatggccgttgccagtaccacctgactggccctcgtgcaggtgtagtaaaagcaccctctacactttcggagtggttggcattaggaagggcatccagctgtagaaactctgccagatcaagactggagcctggttcgccagtcctcagtcaaatcgtccaacccatgctagcaatggaaagcagacattaaaggatgatgatcatcatcatcacagaagTATGGCTTCCcacctgtatgtatacatttgtgataAGTTAGTGTTATCTTTTTAGTAAAGCTTTTACCACATATTTGCCAATTATACAACATGTGTGAATGGGTAACCTATTTTGTTTGAACGTCATCTCACACATGCCACATTGGTAGGGTTTGTTATCCCTGTGAATAACCATATGAGTAGACAAATACCTATCTTTAGCTAACTGCTTTCCACAAATTTCAGTTATAAATCACTGCAGGTGTATGAAGTAATTTATGAACATTGAAGTCACTAGTTTGATCAAATGtcttcccacagatatcacaggtatacGATACCTTCTTTGTATCTTCTTGTGTCTCAGGAAATAAATCACTACTTTCAGACTGTGTTTCACCATGAACCTGACGTTGCAATATTTTCTCCTCCATAAGTTCTAATCTTATTCACATAAATTTAAATTTCTGATATTGTCATAACTAAAGAGAACACTCCatctcaaaatttttttttttttgataaaactGATATTAgacttatattttctttcacaatAAATAGTGTCATTTGTCAAAATCCGAGGATTTCTTAGCTATGAAGGAACACTTCAGGATAGGTTGGTTGTAGCATAATTACTTTGATATTAATTAGTTTGTTCTTTAGTTAGAAACCATCAAATAAAAGATTCTTAAAGTAGTTCTGATTATCAACAGATATCCAAATAAAACACACCATGGaatcagaaacaaatatattcttcagTACGAAAGTCCAGGTTGTAAGTGCAGTCACCAATGTCCTTGATTATTCCATAATCTTTAGTGTTTGTTGAGGATTTTCAGATGACTGTCTTCTTGAGGTTACCAGGTATCTTAAATTAAAGAAATGATATAtaagacaaacataaaaacaaatgtttaGTGGAGAGAAGAGTTACTGAAAGACAGAACAGGAAAAAATGGTacaaagatagaaataaatatgGAAATGTAGATGAGAGCATTGAGTTTTAAAAACAGAGACATTAACAGGACAAACAGACAGGAAGAAAATACTTTTAGCTTGATTGGTACTAAATTGAATATTCAGTGATCCATATATTGCATAAACAATATAGAAAAGCAATGGTAAAGAGTAATATTTGGATAAATGCTTCCTACTAAGGGGCAGTTTCAACAGATTCTTATTCCAAAGATCAAAGAAACATCTTCTTTTCAGAGTTAAAGATCATTTGTAAGATTATGACAAGaaattatcaaaagcaaaaaatatttattgtatgttTTTTTGAATCGTCCTTCCTTTAGGAAGTCAAATTTTTTGTCATAATTGTAGAGCTTGGAAGAACAAAGTGTCCGTGGGCTTCACAGGCTTTCCTAAACAAGGGAAattgatgccattaatgtttCTCTTGAACATTCAACACCCATGgaaaatatatgagaaaagaaGGAATTCTAGAAGATTGACTTTCTAGGAAAGGGCTGAGTGTAGTGAATACAAAAAGAGTGATGTGAAAAGGAGGGATGAGAGAACTTGTATAGAGGTGGCATAAGCCTAGCCAGGTCCAGGAATAAAAGCCATTTTACAGAAGTTttagaaaaggcagagagagaaagcaacATGTTTGTGAGCATTGCTTATAATTTCATCAACCTCATTACCTTcttgtattgatttcaaattttggcacaagtacagcaaggaaaagagagagggtaagtcgattacattaaccccagcattcaactattctatcgaccccaaaaggatgaaaggcaaacttgagctcagtggaatttgaactcagatgtgaagatggatgaaatgccgctcagcattttgcctggcatactta is from Octopus sinensis linkage group LG7, ASM634580v1, whole genome shotgun sequence and encodes:
- the LOC115214362 gene encoding zinc finger protein 239-like, translated to MEEKILQRQVHGETQSESSDLFPETQEDTKKVSYTCDICGKTFDQTSDFNVHKLLHTPAVRLISHMQVHTDEKPYYCDICGKLFSQLSSLNCHKRIHTQEKPYYCDICGKSFSRIGGLTSHECVHTGERPYSCKICGKAFSHSSHLTHRRYIHTGEKPYHCEVCSEAFCWKGDIAIHMQMHTAEKPYHCDICGKSFSQNCILTNHRYTHTGERPYHCGKHSLSMVI